The proteins below are encoded in one region of Thermodesulfovibrio thiophilus DSM 17215:
- a CDS encoding universal stress protein: MAIGACPLTKVDKILVATDGSEAGKFAAQAAIELAKPCESTVYAICVAEVPVFAAEFVETLPQLIDSLEKRAKAALDEVKTLSEKNGVKCETISYTGPDPFKYIIDEAIKNRVDLIILGKKGVMLGAVGTKVIANAPCKVLVVPVGATLNFDRIVIATDGSVYSQLATSEAIGMAKRFGSELIIVSVAKKDENISYAEEAVKMVKEVAEREGVKVQSVIAKGEAFEQIVDTANKNAAGLIVMGTYGRTGIEKFFMGSIAEKVISTSARPVLVVKKK, encoded by the coding sequence ATGGCAATTGGAGCTTGTCCGTTAACAAAAGTTGATAAAATACTCGTAGCTACCGATGGTTCAGAGGCAGGTAAATTTGCTGCACAAGCTGCAATTGAACTTGCAAAACCCTGTGAAAGCACAGTTTATGCTATCTGTGTTGCAGAAGTGCCAGTTTTTGCTGCAGAATTTGTGGAGACTCTGCCTCAACTCATAGACAGCCTTGAAAAAAGGGCAAAAGCAGCCCTTGATGAAGTTAAGACTCTTTCTGAAAAAAATGGCGTAAAATGTGAAACAATCAGTTATACAGGACCTGATCCATTCAAATACATAATTGACGAAGCAATAAAAAACAGAGTTGATTTGATAATTCTCGGTAAAAAGGGTGTAATGCTTGGTGCAGTGGGTACAAAAGTTATAGCCAATGCACCATGCAAAGTCCTTGTGGTTCCTGTTGGTGCCACTTTGAATTTTGACAGAATAGTTATAGCAACAGATGGATCTGTTTACAGTCAATTAGCGACATCTGAAGCAATCGGCATGGCAAAAAGATTTGGCAGCGAACTCATTATTGTATCTGTTGCAAAAAAAGACGAAAATATCTCTTATGCTGAAGAAGCAGTAAAAATGGTAAAAGAAGTTGCTGAGCGTGAAGGGGTTAAAGTTCAAAGCGTTATTGCAAAAGGAGAAGCATTTGAACAAATTGTTGATACTGCAAATAAGAATGCAGCTGGATTAATCGTTATGGGAACATACGGAAGAACAGGCATTGAAAAATTCTTTATGGGGAGTATAGCTGAAAAAGTTATCAGTACATCAGCTCGACCTGTACTTGTTGTAAAAAAGAAGTAA
- a CDS encoding sulfite exporter TauE/SafE family protein yields MSKLRKVYDLMMAGAVAQARWEKQMSDNILKNKKRLIILLALITPIFLISILGAADILGGKSAYAPSHYTTTVFVASIAVGLAAGLITGCIGAGGGFIIAPALMAAGVKGILAVGTDQFHIFAKAIMGTVLHKKLGNISVGIAVAFVIGSVLGATTGGYIQRAIYSADPVLSEAFISIIYAIILAILGFYGLADYIKLSRARKKGVTQTDAHGGGAPLTTTKLALSIQKVKIPPVIKFDQDFGGKTISWIFVTSIGFIVGILASVMGVGGGFVTFPLFVYVLGVSTPTTVGTDILQIIFTAGYSSITQYAIYGYVFYTLAMGLLLGSLIGIQIGALTTKVVPGMLIRGFWVMTILAGFANRASVVPDKLRSLNLWKISQGACDIFILVGNIVFWGAIGMFAIWVLGTFFKNLKAFKEEG; encoded by the coding sequence ATGAGTAAACTTAGAAAAGTTTATGATTTGATGATGGCAGGGGCTGTAGCCCAGGCACGATGGGAAAAGCAGATGTCAGATAATATTCTGAAGAACAAAAAACGACTGATTATTCTGCTTGCATTAATTACTCCAATATTTCTGATTTCGATTCTTGGTGCTGCTGATATTCTTGGTGGGAAAAGTGCTTATGCACCATCCCATTACACAACAACTGTATTTGTTGCTTCAATTGCTGTTGGACTTGCTGCAGGGCTTATTACAGGATGTATAGGTGCTGGCGGTGGTTTTATCATTGCACCGGCATTGATGGCAGCAGGTGTTAAGGGAATTCTAGCAGTTGGAACAGACCAGTTTCATATTTTTGCAAAAGCCATAATGGGAACAGTACTCCACAAGAAACTCGGTAATATCTCTGTAGGGATTGCTGTTGCTTTTGTTATCGGTTCTGTTTTGGGTGCTACTACAGGTGGTTATATTCAGAGAGCCATATACAGTGCTGATCCTGTATTAAGTGAAGCTTTTATCAGCATAATTTATGCTATTATACTTGCAATACTTGGATTTTATGGATTGGCTGATTATATAAAATTAAGCAGAGCCAGGAAAAAAGGTGTGACACAGACAGATGCTCATGGTGGTGGAGCACCATTAACAACAACAAAACTTGCACTAAGTATTCAAAAAGTCAAAATCCCTCCAGTAATAAAGTTCGATCAGGATTTCGGTGGAAAAACAATATCCTGGATATTCGTTACAAGTATAGGATTTATTGTTGGAATCCTTGCATCTGTTATGGGAGTTGGTGGTGGATTTGTTACATTTCCTCTTTTTGTCTATGTTTTAGGAGTTTCCACTCCTACGACAGTTGGAACTGATATATTACAGATAATATTTACAGCAGGCTACTCATCAATTACTCAGTACGCAATTTATGGTTATGTATTTTATACTCTAGCAATGGGTCTTCTTCTTGGTTCTCTTATAGGAATTCAAATTGGAGCCCTCACTACAAAGGTTGTGCCAGGAATGCTTATAAGAGGCTTCTGGGTTATGACAATTCTCGCAGGCTTTGCAAACAGAGCTAGCGTTGTCCCTGATAAATTAAGAAGTCTTAATCTATGGAAAATTTCACAGGGAGCATGTGATATCTTTATTCTTGTTGGAAACATTGTTTTCTGGGGAGCGATCGGCATGTTTGCTATATGGGTATTAGGAACGTTCTTTAAGAATCTCAAAGCATTTAAAGAGGAGGGATAA
- a CDS encoding sigma-54-dependent transcriptional regulator — protein MVFLRSFSVLVISDEADRIYKIFNSVGISIRKSRKANPGSIHDFSNYDIAFLDIDSEGWQKRLNELKQYMPVISFGKPDIKKAVESMKLGATDFLPKPLRDDLVASVFERFKDQPKVDIPDLIGVSRIMEDVYCGIRKAALTDSNVLITGESGTGKELVARAIHNLSERKDKPFIVINCTAIPDSLLESELFGFEKGAFTGANYTKKGLIEWAHEGTAFFDEIGDVSPLFQTKILRVIQEGEFTRIGGNYPIKIDVRFIAATNKDLVKACKEGTFREDLFYRLNVINIELPPLRTRKEDIPVLTDFFIKKHGNKRKDLVVKGITDKALDILMNYSFPGNVRELENIIERAIAFTNSTEITVKDLPAYLLKNSNSKKIHQGSLRQAVSTFEKELIWSALQKSKGNISKAADLLGIHRQQLQRKLKQFKIAT, from the coding sequence ATGGTTTTTTTACGATCCTTCAGTGTTCTTGTTATCTCTGATGAAGCAGACAGGATTTATAAAATTTTTAATTCTGTTGGTATCTCAATTAGAAAGTCTCGCAAAGCAAATCCTGGATCTATTCATGACTTCTCTAATTATGACATAGCATTTCTTGATATTGACTCTGAGGGATGGCAGAAGAGACTTAATGAACTCAAACAGTATATGCCTGTTATTTCATTTGGTAAACCAGATATTAAAAAAGCAGTTGAATCAATGAAACTCGGCGCCACAGATTTTCTGCCAAAGCCTTTACGTGACGATTTAGTGGCATCAGTATTTGAAAGATTTAAAGACCAACCGAAAGTTGATATTCCTGATTTAATAGGGGTTAGCCGAATCATGGAGGATGTTTATTGCGGTATTCGCAAAGCTGCACTTACCGATAGTAATGTCTTGATTACTGGAGAGTCAGGTACAGGTAAAGAACTTGTTGCAAGGGCAATTCATAACCTGAGTGAAAGAAAAGATAAACCATTTATTGTTATAAACTGCACAGCGATTCCAGATAGTTTACTTGAGTCAGAACTTTTTGGTTTTGAAAAGGGAGCTTTTACAGGTGCAAATTATACAAAAAAGGGACTTATTGAATGGGCTCATGAAGGTACAGCTTTTTTTGATGAAATTGGCGATGTATCACCTCTTTTTCAAACAAAAATTTTAAGGGTTATACAGGAAGGAGAATTTACAAGAATTGGAGGTAATTATCCAATAAAAATAGATGTTAGATTTATCGCTGCTACAAATAAAGATCTGGTGAAAGCCTGTAAAGAAGGCACATTCAGAGAAGACCTCTTTTACAGACTAAATGTAATTAATATAGAACTTCCTCCATTAAGAACCCGCAAAGAAGACATTCCTGTCCTCACTGATTTCTTTATAAAAAAGCACGGTAATAAAAGAAAAGATCTTGTCGTGAAAGGTATAACTGACAAGGCTCTGGATATTTTAATGAACTATTCATTTCCGGGCAATGTTCGTGAACTTGAAAACATTATTGAAAGAGCAATTGCATTTACCAATTCTACAGAGATAACTGTAAAAGATCTGCCAGCCTATTTATTAAAAAATTCAAATTCAAAAAAGATTCATCAGGGAAGCCTCAGACAAGCAGTCAGTACCTTCGAAAAGGAGCTCATATGGTCAGCCTTACAAAAAAGCAAAGGCAACATTTCAAAGGCAGCAGACCTTCTTGGTATTCATAGACAACAACTTCAGAGAAAACTGAAACAATTCAAAATTGCAACATAA